In Mycobacterium tuberculosis H37Rv, a single window of DNA contains:
- the thiS gene encoding sulfur carrier protein ThiS (A core mycobacterial gene; conserved in mycobacterial strains (See Marmiesse et al., 2004 PMID:14766927).): MIVVVNEQQVEVDEQTTIAALLDSLGFGDRGIAVALNFSVLPRSDWATKICELRKPVRLEVVTAVQGG; the protein is encoded by the coding sequence ATGATCGTCGTTGTCAACGAGCAACAGGTCGAGGTCGACGAGCAGACCACCATCGCCGCGCTGCTGGATTCGCTGGGCTTCGGGGACCGGGGTATCGCTGTGGCGTTGAACTTTTCGGTGCTACCACGATCGGACTGGGCCACCAAGATCTGTGAGCTGCGTAAGCCGGTGCGACTAGAGGTGGTGACGGCGGTGCAGGGTGGCTGA
- a CDS encoding transmembrane protein: MRLHDASAAAPESRMHIARHGEAVNRRQMFIGITGLLLAVIGLMALWFPVYLDQYDAYGIKVTCGSGWRSNLTQALYADGNDNTQALVTRCDTALLVRRAWAIPSVALGWLLVTGFLVMWVHNDQHQGQSYPGYRA, encoded by the coding sequence TTGCGCTTGCATGACGCGAGCGCTGCGGCGCCCGAATCCCGAATGCACATCGCAAGACATGGAGAAGCCGTGAATCGTCGCCAGATGTTCATCGGAATTACTGGCCTGCTGCTGGCGGTCATTGGTCTGATGGCGCTGTGGTTTCCGGTCTACCTGGATCAATACGATGCGTATGGCATCAAGGTCACCTGTGGCAGCGGCTGGCGCTCCAACCTCACCCAGGCGCTGTACGCCGACGGCAACGACAACACTCAGGCCCTGGTCACGCGTTGTGACACCGCACTACTCGTACGTCGCGCCTGGGCGATCCCGTCCGTTGCCCTGGGGTGGTTGCTGGTCACCGGGTTTTTGGTGATGTGGGTGCACAACGATCAACATCAGGGCCAGTCCTATCCCGGATACCGGGCATAG
- the mutT3 gene encoding 8-oxo-dGTP diphosphatase (mutator protein MutT, 7,8-dihydro-8-oxoguanine-triphosphatase (8-oxo-dGTPase) (dGTP pyrophosphohydrolase), with amino-acid sequence MPSCPPAYSEQVRGDGDGWVVSDSGVAYWGRYGAAGLLLRAPRPDGTPAVLLQHRALWSHQGGTWGLPGGARDSHETPEQTAVRESSEEAGLSAERLEVRATVVTAEVCGVDDTHWTYTTVVADAGELLDTVPNRESAELRWVAENEVADLPLHPGFAASWQRLRTAPATVPLARCDERRQRLPRTIQIEAGVFLWCTPGDADQAPSPLGRRISSLL; translated from the coding sequence TTGCCCAGTTGCCCGCCTGCATATTCTGAACAGGTGCGGGGCGACGGTGACGGATGGGTGGTGTCCGACAGCGGCGTTGCGTACTGGGGCCGCTACGGTGCGGCCGGTCTGTTGCTTCGGGCTCCGCGGCCGGACGGCACCCCCGCGGTGCTGCTGCAGCACCGCGCGCTGTGGAGCCATCAGGGCGGCACCTGGGGCTTGCCGGGCGGTGCTCGAGACAGCCACGAGACGCCGGAACAGACCGCGGTCCGCGAATCGAGCGAGGAGGCGGGCCTGTCCGCCGAGCGACTCGAGGTGCGGGCCACGGTGGTCACCGCCGAGGTGTGCGGGGTCGACGACACGCACTGGACCTACACCACCGTTGTCGCCGATGCCGGGGAGTTGCTGGACACCGTGCCCAACCGGGAAAGCGCCGAACTGCGCTGGGTGGCCGAGAACGAGGTGGCCGACTTGCCGTTACATCCCGGATTCGCCGCCAGTTGGCAACGACTGCGGACCGCTCCGGCGACCGTGCCACTGGCCCGGTGCGACGAACGGCGGCAGCGGCTGCCGCGCACCATTCAGATCGAGGCCGGGGTTTTCCTCTGGTGTACGCCGGGCGACGCGGATCAGGCGCCCTCGCCGCTGGGTAGGCGGATCAGTTCGCTGCTGTAA
- the thiO gene encoding thiamine biosynthesis oxidoreductase ThiO has protein sequence MASDLHTGSLAVIGGGVIGLSVARRAAQAGWPVRVHRSDERGASWVAGGMLAPHSEGWPGEERLLRLGLQSLRLWREGSFLDGLGPQLVTAHESLVVAVDRADVADLRTVADWLSAQGHPVIWESAARDVEPLLAQGIRHGFRAPTELAVDNRALLDALCRDCERLGVRWSSQVSSLSDVDAHTVVIANGIDAPALWPGLPIRPVKGEVLRLRWRPGCMPLPQRVIRARVRGRQVYLVPRSDGVVVGATQYEHGRDTAPVVSGVRDLLDDACTVLPALGEYELAECEAGLRPMTPDNLPLVQRLDSRTLVAAGHGRSGFLLAPWTAEQIVSELVSVGAAS, from the coding sequence ATGGCGTCCGACCTACACACCGGGTCGCTGGCTGTCATCGGCGGCGGTGTCATCGGGCTGTCGGTGGCCCGCCGTGCCGCCCAAGCCGGCTGGCCGGTGCGGGTGCACCGCAGCGACGAGCGGGGGGCGTCCTGGGTTGCCGGCGGCATGCTGGCCCCACACAGCGAAGGCTGGCCCGGCGAGGAACGGTTGTTGCGGCTAGGCCTGCAGTCCCTGCGGCTTTGGCGTGAGGGCAGCTTTCTCGACGGGCTGGGCCCGCAACTGGTCACCGCGCACGAGTCGCTGGTGGTGGCCGTCGACCGGGCCGACGTCGCCGACCTGCGCACTGTCGCGGACTGGTTGTCCGCACAGGGGCACCCGGTGATCTGGGAGTCGGCTGCCCGTGACGTCGAACCCCTACTGGCGCAAGGCATCCGGCACGGGTTTCGGGCGCCCACCGAACTGGCCGTCGACAACCGCGCCCTGCTCGACGCGCTGTGCCGTGACTGCGAGCGACTCGGAGTTCGCTGGAGCTCACAGGTGAGCAGCCTGTCCGACGTCGATGCGCACACGGTGGTGATCGCCAACGGCATTGACGCCCCGGCCTTGTGGCCCGGCCTGCCGATACGCCCGGTGAAGGGTGAGGTGCTGCGGCTGCGATGGCGACCAGGTTGTATGCCCTTGCCGCAGAGAGTGATTCGTGCCCGTGTGCGTGGACGACAGGTCTATCTGGTGCCACGTTCGGACGGGGTGGTCGTCGGCGCCACCCAATACGAGCACGGGCGCGACACCGCGCCGGTGGTATCGGGAGTTCGTGACCTGCTAGACGATGCGTGTACCGTGCTGCCGGCGCTGGGTGAGTACGAGCTGGCCGAGTGTGAGGCCGGACTGCGCCCGATGACACCCGACAACTTGCCGCTGGTCCAACGCCTGGATTCGCGGACCCTGGTCGCGGCCGGTCACGGCCGATCCGGATTCCTATTGGCGCCGTGGACTGCCGAACAGATTGTGTCCGAACTCGTTTCGGTTGGGGCCGCCTCATGA
- the lpqM gene encoding lipoprotein peptidase LpqM, with product MHGRGRYRPLVRCVRPRRVAASVRTPIACLAAVVVIAGCTTVVDGRALSILNDPFRVGGLPATNGPSGARPDAPAASGTVINTNNGAIDKLSLLSVNDIEDYWMAVYSESLKGTFRPVGKLVSYDSNDPSSPIVCHIDTYQLVNAFFSSRCNLIAWDRGVFMAVAQEYFGDMSVNGVLAHEFGHALQVMANLVTRKDPTIVREQQADCFAGVYLWWVAEGKSTRFTLSTADGLDHVLAGIITTRDPVMEADAENDDEHGSALDRVSAFQLGFINGTPACAAIDEDEVERRRGDLPTALRVDASGNPETGEVGINEETLSTLMELMGKIFSPKNPPTLSYQPAGCPDAKPSPPAAYCPATNTIVVDLPALARMGKVASAAEHSLPQGDDTSLSIVMSRYALAVQHERGLPMQSPWTALRTACLTGVAHRKMAVPIDLPSGQQLVLTAGDLDEAVSGLLTNRMVASDADGVSVPAGFTRIAAFRAGVGGDMDACYARYPG from the coding sequence ATGCATGGTCGCGGGCGGTATCGACCTCTGGTCCGCTGTGTTCGCCCTCGCCGGGTGGCCGCGTCGGTGCGGACCCCGATCGCCTGTCTAGCGGCGGTGGTCGTGATAGCCGGCTGCACGACCGTCGTCGACGGGCGGGCGCTGTCCATCCTCAACGACCCGTTCCGGGTGGGGGGTCTGCCCGCGACCAACGGTCCGAGCGGCGCCCGCCCCGACGCACCGGCTGCGTCGGGCACGGTGATCAACACCAACAACGGAGCGATCGACAAGTTGTCGTTGTTGTCGGTCAACGACATCGAGGACTACTGGATGGCGGTCTACAGCGAATCGCTGAAGGGCACCTTCCGGCCGGTCGGCAAGCTGGTGTCCTACGATTCCAACGACCCAAGTAGTCCGATCGTCTGCCACATTGACACCTATCAGCTCGTCAACGCCTTTTTCAGCTCTCGGTGCAACTTGATTGCCTGGGATCGAGGGGTCTTCATGGCGGTCGCGCAAGAATACTTCGGCGACATGTCCGTCAATGGTGTGCTGGCACACGAATTCGGGCATGCTCTGCAAGTGATGGCGAATTTGGTTACCAGGAAAGATCCCACCATCGTCCGCGAGCAGCAAGCGGATTGCTTCGCCGGGGTCTATCTGTGGTGGGTGGCCGAAGGTAAGTCGACACGCTTTACGCTGAGCACCGCGGACGGGCTCGACCACGTGCTCGCCGGCATCATCACCACCCGAGACCCGGTGATGGAAGCCGATGCGGAAAACGACGACGAACATGGGTCGGCCTTGGATCGGGTCAGCGCGTTCCAGCTGGGCTTCATCAACGGCACGCCGGCGTGCGCGGCGATCGACGAGGACGAAGTCGAGCGGCGCCGCGGTGACCTGCCGACGGCGTTGCGGGTCGATGCCAGCGGCAACCCAGAGACCGGCGAGGTCGGAATCAACGAAGAGACCCTCTCGACGTTGATGGAGTTGATGGGCAAGATCTTCTCGCCGAAGAATCCGCCCACGCTGTCCTACCAGCCGGCCGGTTGCCCAGACGCCAAGCCCAGCCCACCGGCCGCCTACTGTCCGGCCACCAACACCATCGTGGTCGACCTGCCCGCCCTGGCGAGGATGGGCAAGGTGGCCTCGGCAGCGGAACACAGCCTGCCGCAGGGCGATGACACGTCGTTGTCGATTGTGATGTCGCGGTACGCGTTGGCGGTGCAGCACGAACGCGGGCTGCCGATGCAGAGCCCGTGGACCGCCTTACGGACGGCGTGCCTGACCGGCGTTGCGCACCGCAAGATGGCCGTGCCCATCGACCTGCCCTCCGGCCAGCAACTCGTACTTACCGCGGGTGATCTCGACGAAGCGGTTTCCGGGTTGCTGACCAACCGCATGGTCGCCAGTGACGCCGACGGTGTCAGCGTTCCGGCCGGTTTCACTCGGATAGCCGCGTTCCGTGCCGGCGTGGGCGGCGACATGGACGCATGCTATGCCCGGTATCCGGGATAG
- the thiG gene encoding thiazole synthase (thiamin biosynthesis protein ThiG), translated as MAESKLVIGDRSFASRLIMGTGGATNLAVLEQALIASGTELTTVAIRRVDADGGTGLLDLLNRLGITPLPNTAGSRSAAEAVLTAQLAREALNTNWVKLEVIADERTLWPDAVELVRAAEQLVDDGFVVLPYTTDDPVLARRLEDTGCAAVMPLGSPIGTGLGIANPHNIEMIVAGARVPVVLDAGIGTASDAALAMELGCDAVLLASAVTRAADPPAMAAAMAAAVTAGYLARCAGRIPKRFWAQASSPAR; from the coding sequence GTGGCTGAGTCCAAGTTGGTTATCGGTGACCGCAGCTTCGCCTCGCGGCTCATCATGGGTACTGGGGGTGCGACCAATCTGGCGGTGCTAGAGCAGGCTCTGATCGCCTCAGGTACCGAGCTGACCACCGTCGCGATACGCCGGGTCGACGCCGACGGGGGAACCGGCCTGCTCGACCTGCTCAACCGGCTCGGCATCACACCGCTACCCAACACCGCGGGGTCCCGCAGCGCCGCGGAAGCGGTCCTGACAGCGCAGTTGGCCCGTGAGGCGCTGAACACCAACTGGGTCAAGCTCGAGGTGATTGCCGACGAACGCACCCTGTGGCCTGATGCGGTCGAATTAGTCCGGGCTGCAGAACAATTGGTGGACGACGGATTTGTGGTCCTACCGTACACAACCGACGACCCGGTGCTGGCCCGCCGGCTAGAAGATACCGGTTGCGCAGCGGTGATGCCGCTGGGTTCGCCGATCGGCACCGGCCTTGGTATCGCCAACCCGCACAATATCGAGATGATCGTCGCCGGTGCCCGCGTTCCCGTGGTGCTGGACGCGGGCATCGGTACCGCCAGCGATGCCGCGTTGGCGATGGAGTTGGGTTGCGATGCCGTGTTGTTGGCCAGTGCGGTGACCCGGGCCGCCGACCCGCCGGCGATGGCCGCGGCGATGGCCGCCGCGGTGACCGCCGGATATCTGGCGCGTTGCGCGGGGCGGATCCCGAAACGCTTCTGGGCTCAGGCTTCCAGCCCGGCACGATAA
- the thiE gene encoding thiamine-phosphate synthase (thiamine-phosphate pyrophosphorylase, TMP pyrophosphorylase (TMP-PPASE) (thiamine-phosphate synthase)) has protein sequence MHESRLASARLYLCTDARRERGDLAQFAEAALAGGVDIIQLRDKGSPGELRFGPLQARDELAACEILADAAHRYGALFAVNDRADIARAAGADVLHLGQRDLPVNVARQILAPDTLIGRSTHDPDQVAAAAAGDADYFCVGPCWPTPTKPGRAAPGLGLVRVAAELGGDDKPWFAIGGINAQRLPAVLDAGARRIVVVRAITSADDPRAAAEQLRSALTAAN, from the coding sequence GTGCACGAATCCCGTCTGGCATCGGCAAGGCTGTATCTGTGCACCGACGCCCGTCGGGAACGCGGCGACTTGGCTCAGTTCGCCGAGGCCGCCCTGGCCGGCGGAGTGGACATCATCCAGTTGCGCGACAAGGGCTCACCCGGTGAGCTGCGGTTCGGCCCGCTACAGGCGCGTGACGAACTGGCCGCCTGCGAGATCCTGGCCGACGCAGCGCACCGGTACGGCGCCCTATTCGCGGTCAACGACCGCGCCGATATTGCCCGCGCGGCCGGCGCCGACGTGCTGCATCTGGGTCAACGCGACCTGCCCGTGAACGTCGCACGACAGATCCTGGCACCGGATACCCTCATCGGCCGGTCCACCCACGACCCCGACCAGGTTGCTGCGGCCGCCGCCGGCGACGCCGACTATTTCTGTGTCGGACCATGTTGGCCGACACCGACCAAGCCTGGCCGTGCGGCGCCGGGTCTGGGGCTGGTACGGGTCGCCGCCGAACTCGGCGGCGACGACAAGCCGTGGTTCGCTATCGGCGGCATCAACGCGCAACGGCTGCCGGCCGTGCTCGATGCCGGCGCTCGCCGGATCGTGGTGGTGCGGGCGATCACCTCGGCTGACGACCCACGTGCGGCGGCCGAGCAGCTCCGGTCGGCGCTTACAGCAGCGAACTGA
- a CDS encoding membrane protein, with the protein MTVELAHPSTEPLGSRSPAEPAHPRRWFISTTPGRIMTIGIVLAALGVASAFATSTTIEHRQQVLTAVLDHTEPLSFAAGRLYTTLSVADAAAATAFIAQAEPGGVRLRYEQAITDASVAVTRASSGLTDESLVQLLGRINAELAVYTGLVEIARANNRAGNPVGSSYLSEASGLMQSTILPDAQRLYQATSARVDRETTASTQIPAPVILVVATTVVFGAFAHRWLARRTRRRINPGLVVGALGILVMVVWVGTALTISTTASRSAKDTAAESLKTITNLAITAQQARADETLSLIRRGDEEVRKQAFYQRIDAMQRQLNDYMARRHAVDKPDLQGADQLLVRWRQANDRINSDISVGNYRAATQVALGKGEDDATPAFDKLDEALTKAMGQSRTQLRHDILNAHRGLAGAQVGGVVLSLGAAIAVALGLWPRLKEYR; encoded by the coding sequence GTGACGGTTGAGCTGGCGCACCCGTCGACCGAGCCGCTGGGATCACGCTCGCCCGCCGAACCGGCACATCCCCGGCGGTGGTTCATCTCGACGACACCCGGCCGAATCATGACGATCGGCATCGTGTTGGCGGCTCTCGGCGTGGCCAGCGCCTTCGCTACCTCCACCACCATCGAACACCGGCAGCAGGTGTTGACCGCGGTGCTCGACCACACCGAGCCGCTGTCGTTCGCGGCTGGACGGCTGTACACCACGCTGTCGGTGGCTGATGCCGCGGCCGCCACCGCGTTCATAGCCCAAGCCGAGCCGGGCGGCGTTCGGCTGCGCTACGAGCAGGCCATTACCGATGCCTCGGTAGCGGTAACCCGGGCCTCGAGCGGGCTCACCGACGAATCGTTGGTGCAATTGCTGGGCCGGATCAACGCCGAATTGGCCGTCTACACCGGCCTGGTCGAGATCGCCCGCGCCAACAACCGGGCGGGCAACCCGGTCGGGTCGTCATATCTGTCAGAGGCGTCGGGGCTGATGCAATCGACGATCCTGCCCGACGCGCAACGGCTCTACCAGGCGACATCAGCACGGGTAGATCGGGAAACCACCGCGTCGACCCAGATCCCGGCCCCGGTGATCCTGGTGGTCGCCACCACCGTGGTCTTCGGTGCGTTCGCACATCGCTGGCTGGCCCGGCGCACCAGGCGACGGATTAACCCCGGTCTTGTCGTGGGCGCGCTCGGTATTCTCGTCATGGTGGTGTGGGTGGGAACTGCGCTGACCATCTCTACAACGGCCAGCCGTAGCGCGAAAGATACCGCGGCTGAGTCACTCAAGACCATCACCAACCTGGCGATCACCGCCCAACAGGCACGGGCCGACGAGACACTGTCGCTGATCCGGCGCGGCGACGAAGAGGTCCGCAAGCAGGCCTTCTATCAGCGCATCGACGCCATGCAACGCCAGCTCAACGACTACATGGCCCGCCGCCACGCCGTCGACAAACCCGATCTGCAGGGCGCCGACCAGCTGTTGGTGCGCTGGCGGCAGGCCAACGACCGGATCAATTCCGACATCTCCGTCGGCAACTATCGGGCTGCCACTCAGGTGGCACTGGGTAAAGGCGAGGACGATGCTACCCCCGCATTCGACAAGCTCGACGAAGCACTGACCAAAGCCATGGGACAAAGCCGCACCCAACTGCGCCACGACATCCTCAATGCGCATCGCGGGCTGGCAGGCGCGCAGGTGGGCGGCGTGGTGCTCAGCTTAGGTGCCGCCATTGCCGTCGCGCTCGGCCTGTGGCCCCGGCTGAAAGAGTATCGGTGA
- the thiD gene encoding hydroxymethylpyrimidine/phosphomethylpyrimidine kinase (phosphomethylpyrimidine kinase ThiD, HMP-phosphate kinase (HMP-P kinase)) — protein sequence MTPPRVLSIAGSDSGGGAGIQADMRTMALLGVHACVAVTAVTVQNTLGVKDIHEVPNDVVAGQIEAVVTDIGVQAAKTGMLASSRIVATVAATWRRLELSVPLVVDPVCASMHGDPLLAPSALDSLRGQLFPLATLLTPNLDEARLLVDIEVVDAESQRAAAKALHALGPQWVLVKGGHLRSSDGSCDLLYDGVSCYQFDAQRLPTGDDHGGGDTLATAIAAALAHGFTVPDAVDFGKRWVTECLRAAYPLGRGHGPVSPLFRLS from the coding sequence ATGACGCCGCCGCGGGTGTTGAGCATCGCCGGATCGGACTCCGGGGGCGGTGCCGGCATCCAAGCCGATATGCGCACGATGGCACTGCTAGGAGTGCACGCGTGCGTCGCAGTCACGGCGGTTACCGTACAGAACACGTTGGGAGTCAAGGATATTCATGAAGTTCCCAACGATGTGGTGGCCGGCCAGATCGAGGCGGTCGTCACCGACATCGGCGTTCAAGCCGCCAAGACCGGGATGCTGGCCTCGTCGCGCATCGTTGCGACCGTGGCCGCGACCTGGCGTCGGCTCGAGCTGTCCGTTCCGCTCGTCGTCGACCCGGTATGCGCATCCATGCACGGAGACCCGCTGTTGGCACCGTCTGCCCTGGATTCGCTTCGCGGTCAGCTGTTCCCGTTGGCGACGCTGCTGACCCCCAACCTTGACGAGGCGCGCCTGCTGGTAGATATCGAGGTAGTCGACGCCGAGTCGCAGCGTGCGGCGGCCAAAGCCCTGCATGCGCTGGGGCCGCAGTGGGTGCTGGTCAAAGGCGGACACCTGCGCTCGTCGGACGGCAGCTGCGACCTGCTCTATGACGGCGTCAGCTGCTACCAGTTCGACGCGCAGCGACTACCCACCGGCGATGACCATGGCGGTGGTGACACGCTGGCGACCGCGATCGCCGCCGCGTTGGCGCACGGCTTCACCGTGCCCGACGCGGTGGACTTCGGGAAGCGATGGGTTACCGAATGCCTGCGCGCGGCCTATCCACTGGGCCGCGGCCACGGGCCCGTTTCGCCGCTGTTTCGGCTGTCATGA
- the lpqL gene encoding lipoprotein aminopeptidase LpqL: MVNKSRMMPAVLAVAVVVAFLTTGCIRWSTQSRPVVNGPAAAEFAVALRNRVSTDAMMAHLSKLQDIANANDGTRAVGTPGYQASVDYVVNTLRNSGFDVQTPEFSARVFKAEKGVVTLGGNTVEARALEYSLGTPPDGVTGPLVAAPADDSPGCSPSDYDRLPVSGAVVLVDRGVCPFAQKEDAAAQRGAVALIIADNIDEQAMGGTLGANTDVKIPVVSVTKSVGFQLRGQSGPTTVKLTASTQSFKARNVIAQTKTGSSANVVMAGAHLDSVPEGPGINDNGSGVAAVLETAVQLGNSPHVSNAVRFAFWGAEEFGLIGSRNYVESLDIDALKGIALYLNFDMLASPNPGYFTYDGDQSLPLDARGQPVVPEGSAGIERTFVAYLKMAGKTAQDTSFDGRSDYDGFTLAGIPSGGLFSGAEVKKSAEQAELWGGTADEPFDPNYHQKTDTLDHIDRTALGINGAGVAYAVGLYAQDLGGPNGVPVMADRTRHLIAKP; this comes from the coding sequence ATGGTGAACAAATCCAGGATGATGCCGGCGGTGCTGGCCGTGGCTGTGGTCGTCGCATTCCTGACGACGGGCTGTATCCGGTGGTCTACGCAGTCGCGGCCCGTTGTTAACGGCCCCGCTGCCGCAGAGTTCGCCGTTGCGTTGCGCAACCGGGTGAGCACCGACGCGATGATGGCGCACCTATCGAAACTGCAGGACATCGCCAACGCCAACGACGGCACTCGCGCGGTGGGCACCCCTGGCTATCAGGCCAGCGTCGACTATGTGGTAAACACACTGCGCAACAGCGGTTTTGATGTGCAAACCCCGGAGTTCTCCGCTCGCGTGTTCAAGGCCGAAAAAGGGGTGGTGACCCTCGGCGGCAACACCGTGGAGGCGAGGGCGCTCGAGTACAGCCTCGGCACACCGCCGGACGGGGTGACGGGCCCGCTGGTGGCTGCCCCCGCCGACGACAGTCCGGGCTGCAGTCCGTCGGACTACGACAGGCTGCCGGTGTCCGGTGCGGTGGTGCTGGTAGATCGCGGCGTCTGTCCTTTTGCCCAGAAGGAAGACGCAGCCGCGCAGCGCGGTGCGGTGGCGCTGATCATTGCTGACAACATCGACGAGCAGGCGATGGGCGGCACCCTGGGGGCTAATACCGACGTCAAGATCCCGGTGGTGAGTGTCACCAAGTCGGTCGGATTCCAGCTACGCGGACAGTCTGGGCCAACCACCGTCAAGCTCACGGCGAGCACCCAAAGTTTCAAGGCCCGCAACGTCATCGCGCAGACGAAGACGGGGTCGTCGGCCAACGTGGTGATGGCAGGTGCGCATTTGGACAGCGTTCCGGAAGGACCCGGCATCAACGACAACGGCTCGGGAGTGGCTGCGGTTCTGGAAACGGCAGTGCAGCTGGGGAACTCACCGCATGTGTCCAACGCGGTACGGTTCGCCTTCTGGGGCGCCGAGGAATTCGGCCTGATTGGGTCACGAAACTACGTCGAGTCGCTGGACATCGACGCGCTCAAAGGCATCGCGCTGTATCTGAACTTCGACATGTTGGCGTCGCCGAACCCGGGTTACTTCACCTACGACGGTGACCAGTCGCTGCCGCTAGACGCCCGCGGTCAGCCGGTGGTGCCCGAAGGCTCGGCCGGTATCGAGCGCACGTTCGTCGCCTATCTGAAGATGGCCGGCAAGACCGCGCAGGACACCTCGTTCGACGGTCGGTCCGACTACGACGGCTTCACGCTGGCGGGTATCCCTTCGGGTGGCCTGTTCTCCGGCGCTGAGGTCAAGAAGTCCGCCGAGCAAGCCGAGCTCTGGGGCGGCACCGCCGACGAGCCTTTCGATCCCAACTATCACCAGAAGACAGACACCCTGGACCATATCGACCGCACCGCGCTCGGTATCAACGGCGCTGGCGTCGCGTACGCGGTGGGTTTGTATGCGCAGGACCTCGGCGGCCCCAACGGGGTTCCGGTCATGGCGGACCGCACCCGCCACCTGATTGCCAAACCGTGA